In a single window of the Nilaparvata lugens isolate BPH chromosome 1, ASM1435652v1, whole genome shotgun sequence genome:
- the LOC111046439 gene encoding mitochondrial folate transporter/carrier, giving the protein MTTMKSSSGPSNSGLTVFKHVKYEHLIAGITGGVTSTLILHPLDLIKIRFAVSDGRTSVPQYNGMRSALSTIMKQEGFKGFYKGVTPNVWGSGSAWGFYFLFYSSIKTWIQGGNTKTPLGPTLHMIAAAEAGVLTLVMTNPVWVVKTRLCLQYGSESDVASGKQYSGMVDALSKIYRVEGIRGLYKGFIPGMFGVSHGALQFMTYEEMKNFYNQYRNLPIDTKLGTSEYLMFAAVSKLLAAALTYPYQVVRARLQDHRGGYAGTLDCINKTWRFEGVEGFYKGLTPNLTRVVPATMITFTIYENVSRYLLKRRSD; this is encoded by the exons ATGACAACGATGAAATCGTCATCAGGACCTTCAAATTCAGGACTGACAGTTTTTAAACATGTCAAGTATGAGCATTTAATAGCTGGCATAACTGGTGGTGTCACTTCAACTCTCATCCTTCATCCTCTTGATCTAATAAAAATTCGATTTGCTG TAAGTGATGGGCGAACAAGCGTCCCACAGTACAATGGAATGCGAAGTGCATTATCCACCATAATGAAGCAAGAGGGATTCAAAGGCTTCTACAAAGGTGTCACGCCTAATGTATGGGGCTCTGGAAGCGCTTGGGGCTTCTACTTTTTGTT TTACAGTTCGATAAAGACTTGGATTCAGGGTGGCAATACGAAAACGCCACTGGGACCCACACTGCACATGATTGCCGCCGCAGAGGCTGGCGTTCTCACGCTGGTCATGACCAATCCTGTGTGGGTCGTCAAAACAAG GCTTTGTCTTCAGTACGGTAGCGAGTCGGATGTTGCTAGCGGTAAGCAATATTCTGGAATGGTCGACGCTCTGTCGAAAATTTATCGAGTGGAGGGCATTCGAGGTTTGTATAAG GGCTTTATTCCTGGAATGTTTGGTGTTTCTCATGGTGCTTTGCAGTTTATGACTTATGAAGAAATGAAGAATTTCTACAACCAGTATAGAAATCTTCCCATCGATACCAAATTG GGCACATCAGAGTACCTGATGTTCGCGGCGGTGTCTAAGCTGCTGGCGGCCGCCCTGACCTACCCCTACCAGGTGGTGCGCGCGCGCCTGCAAGACCACCGCGGCGGCTACGCGGGCACGCTTGACTGCATCAACAAGACTTGGAG GTTTGAAGGTGTTGAGGGGTTTTACAAAGGCTTGACTCCTAACCTGACACGTGTTGTTCCAGCCACTATGATTACATTTACAATCTATGAAAATGTATCTCGGTATTTGCTTAAGAGGCGCTCGGACTAG
- the LOC111046438 gene encoding survival of motor neuron-related-splicing factor 30, giving the protein MAENLKANLQNYELQLQQVEAALTTDPDDEELMKLKSDLEEVIQLTVELLKAQVLEEKSAQDSAPTYSGIDVDSDVEDGQASNALKQDWKVGDRCLALWTEDNQYYEAVIESIEGEEVSVLFNHYKTVEVTSLEFIKELPRSQEADAKSKKQPQSKVREYQKKKKQKKLQRYKQLEEDRESEKNKWLAFSSKSSKKGLIKKSIFASPDNVNGRVGIGTCGVSGRGMTEYTSAEKWRK; this is encoded by the exons ATGGCCGAAAACCTCAAAGCAAATTTACAAAACTATGAGCTTCAACTTCAGCAA GTTGAAGCTGCTTTGACAACAGATCCTGATGATGAGGAACTTATGAAACTCAAGTCCGACCTTGAGGAAGTCATTCAGCTGACGGTAGAATTATTGAAAGCTCAAGTGCTTGAAGAAAAATCAGCACAAG ATTCGGCTCCTACTTACTCAGGTATAGACGTTGACTCCGATGTAGAAGATGGTCAAGCAAGTAATGCTTTAAAACAGGACTGGAAGGTTGGAGATAGATGCCTAGCTCTTTGGACAGAAGACAATCA GTATTATGAAGCTGTAATCGAATCCATTGAAGGGGAAGAAGTGTCGGTCCTATTTAACCATTACAAGACCGTCGAAGTTACGTCGTTGGAATTTATAAAGGAACTTCCTAGATCCCAAGAAGCTGATGCCAAATCCAA AAAACAACCACAATCAAAGGTGAGAGAAtaccaaaagaagaagaagcaaaagaAATTGCAGAGGTACAAGCAGCTGGAAGAAGATAGAGAATCAGAGAAGAACAAATGGCTAGCATTCAGTTCCAAG AGTTCGAAGAAAGGCTTGATCAAGAAGAGCATTTTCGCGTCTCCGGACAACGTGAATGGCCGAGTTGGAATCGGGACGTGCGGCGTCAGTGGCCGAGGTATGACTGAATACACATCCGCCGAGAAATGGAGGAagtaa